From a region of the Suncus etruscus isolate mSunEtr1 chromosome 11, mSunEtr1.pri.cur, whole genome shotgun sequence genome:
- the GSG1 gene encoding germ cell-specific gene 1 protein: MSKTSQLLQDVYLTPKMELPKALSVRRTFLSAIFHLLSRLPTAPLLRQLWFVGTPQVPQPLCREGVAAKLDGLQMPLDCRRSSSQALVHRRENGDAWLAQRSLRNVLWLSNEKILEEPGQKCRHVNEFTPPAQRVEKGILEFTTLQGSCHPTLRLGGQRLMEKAFLPHPPSGLVANILCLSLGVIGLEFISFLLLLMNLRLTGSPGCRLQLSTLVTVSSIQSGELGLVDR, from the exons ATGAGCAAAACTTCTCAACTGCTACAAGATGTTTATCTCACCCCGAAG ATGGAGCTCCCGAAGGCCCTCTCTGTCCGGAGAACATTCCTATCTGCCATCTTCCACCTGCTATCACGCCTCCCCACAGCACCCCTGCTCCGCCAGCTCTGGTTTGTGGGCACACCGCAGGTGCCCCAGCCCCTGTGCCGGGAAGGTGTGGCAGCCAAGCTCGATGGCCTGCAGATGCCCCTGGATTGCCGCCGCTCATCATCCCAGGCGCTGGTGCACCGCAGGGAGAATGGGGATGCCTGGCTCGCCCAGCGCTCCCTCCGGAATGTCCTGTGGCTATCCAATGAGAAAATCCTGGAAGAACCAG GGCAGAAGTGCCGACATGTCAATGAATTCACACCACCAGCCCAGAGAGTTGAGAAAGGAATACTGGAATTTACCACGCTGCAAGGCTCATGTCACCCCACTCTCCGACTTGGAGGCCAGCGGTTGATGGAGAAGGcattcctcccccaccctccctcaGGGCTCGTGGCAA ACATCCTCTGCTTATCCCTGGGAGTCATCGGACTTGAATTCATCAGTTTCCTCCTCTTATTAATGAATCTTCGTCTTACTGGAAGCCCAGGCTGTAGACTCCAGCTAAGTACGCTTGTGACTGTCTCCTCCATCCAGTCAGGTGAGCTTGGGCTGGTAGACAGATGA